The following nucleotide sequence is from Triticum dicoccoides isolate Atlit2015 ecotype Zavitan chromosome 7B, WEW_v2.0, whole genome shotgun sequence.
cggactagggggtaccAACCTAGTTGGTCCGTAGTCCATGGACCGAGCCTATGGCCCACCTTCTCCTAAGGAAGGACTCTAGAAGCCTCGCACTTCGGCGTGATCAAGATGGACTCTGCTGAAAACTTGGATGCATCCAAATGGATTTGTTGGCGGGACAAATAAAAATATCTAGAACCAGTTTTATATATGTGTGGGCCATCATCCAACTACCCTCACCAACTCACTCCGCGCTTAacttataaaaaaaattacaatAACATTTTATTGTATGACATCAAATAATTTATTTTTACGCTTAACAGTTCGCAATTTAAGGTGATCATGGTTTTTACAAAAAAATAGCCAACTAAGAATTaccatgaacattttaaaattctCAATTTTTTTCCAAATGCATAAACATTTTTCATATTTATATTTTTTGTCCACCATTTTTTTATAAGTTTTTTGAAAATCGGTAGCTGATTTATTTTTTGCTGAACCAGTAGAGCAGCAGGAGCAAAAAAatgagtgaaaaaacatgagaaAAAGCGTGTGAAAAAGAAACGAGCGCAGCCACTAGTGGGCGATCGAACTAGAGCTACTGGGCCGCGCGGCCCACGCGTGCTAAGGTTGGGCGAAATTACGGCTGATTGCCACTGCAAAACGTACTTGTTCAGTCGCGCTGTAACCCTAGCGCCGCCAAACCAGGCTGCACCGCACCCcgtcgccggccggccggccgcccaTCATCCCCGCCGCACCTCTCCGCCGACGCCCTATCCGTCGCCCACCCCGACGTCAGCAACGCCGTGCAGGTAGCCGTCCTCGCCCGATCTCTTCCTCTTCGCCGGAGCTCGCCCAGTTTGATGATTTTCTCGCTCGATTTGCAGTTCCGCCGccccatggaggaggaggagatatCTGGGAAGGAGTTTTTGAGGCCGGACAACTCTCTCTCTcttgcggaggcggaggcggcggccgcggcCAGTCGACTCACCGACGACCTCATCGTGGAGATCCTGTCCCGGCTCCCCTTCCGGTCCGTCTGCCGTTTCAAGTGCGTCTCTAAGACCTGGCGTGACCTCAtcgcccaccccgcccaccgcaagAAGCTGCCGCAGACCCTCGCCGGCGTCCTCTACACCAACATCACCGGTGCCGGCGGCTATCGCTACCACCTGGCCGGCCTCTCGGCCGAGGCCGACGGTCTTGATCTTGACCCTTCACTCACGTTCCTGTCACATACGGAGTACAGGGACTTCGGGCTGGTGCGCGCCTGCAATGGCCTCCTCCTCTGCTCCTACGAACCGGAGGAGGGAACCGTCCGTTTCGTCGTCTGCAATCCCGCCACCCAGAGGTGGACGGAGCTGCCCCCTCGCCCGCGGCCAAACACATGCCGCTATTACCAGCAGTTCCATCTGGCTTTCGACCCAGCAGTCCCGTCCCATTTCCACGTTTTTGATTTCGAGCGCGCCGACAACTTGGGCATCACAGGAGTGAGCATCTACTCGTCCAGAACCGGAGCCTGGAGCCAGAGTGATACTGGATTGGTTGAGGATGTTGTAATGGTAGGTCAAAGTGTCCTGGTTGGGGGTATGCTGCACGCTGTTGGCAACCTGCTTGTGGGTGCAGACAGCAACAATTGGGAAGACAAGACTGTGCTGGTGGCTGTGGACATGGAGGGCAAGGAATGGAAGACAATCTCCGTGCCATGCGGCCGGGATTATGGTATAGTTGGGTGGTCACAGGGGTGCCTGCACTATGCTGCTATATCTCCAGCTCCTCTCACTGTCGGTGTTGACGACGATGAGGGTTCACTCAACATGGCTGAAGAGGTAGCTATCTGGCGCCTTGAGGATTATGATAAACAGCAACGGGCCCTCAAGCATAGTTTCAGAATCGATAAGGTGCTGAACCTAAATGAGGTGGACTACCGGCTGGTTGGGTTCCATCCCGATCACGACACCTTCTTCTTTGTCAGCAAGGGTATTTGGGAGGGCGAAAATGCTTCATTGGTGTCGTGGGACATGCGGCGTCGCCAACTCTCTTGTGTTCTCCATCTCGAGAAAAGCAGTGTAGCGCCGTATCTGCCTTATGTTCCTCTCTTCTCATCGGAGCCACTAGCAGATGCAGATGGGCACTAATTCAGTTCGCTTTGTGCTTGGGCTTGCTCCGATCAATGGAATAAGCATGTATGTGTACACCTGCACTTCTTAATCTTCTTGAATTGTGTTAGTCACTTTGTTCTGTGGGGCTAAATTATACTACTGTTATCCAGCTTTCTTGGCCATTGCATGCCGTGATTGCGGTTGTACTGAATCCTAGTATTAGTGAGTGCTACTTGTGAACTttgttttgttcctttttagtTATTATATGTTTGCTGATGCTTACGAATTCAGTCTTGTTTCGTAGATGAATTCGGTCTTATGCAGCAGACAAGGTCATGAAATAAGTGCATAATGCAAACTTTGCTGAGAAGTTTCTTGCTTTGGTGCATATGTGCATTTGATTTGTTTCACTCATTCATCAGGTGACAAACTAACGGTTACCATGCAGGGTTGTTCTTCAAGTATAGTGGTATAACAGATGTTGGGATAGTCCTTATTGCGACACGAATTTTATCATAGCACTCAATTTCAGCAGAAATATACGGAAGAAATTTTGTACAGGTTGGTTTGACAGGTTTAAGCTGACCTATATTGGGAAGATTGCTCTCCAGTTAACACGGACAATGTAAAACATAGCATAATTTAACCATGACAATTTAACATGTTCCCTTTTTTTGAACTGCCTGAAGGTCCTACTAAAAGAtggttttttttttagaaaaaggtTGTTATGTCAAGAGAAAGAGGATGTTAAAAAGTACAATCTAGTGAAATCAAAGGTGTTTGTAAACCTAAGGATATGGGGCTCCTGGGATAGTGGATTTAAATATAATGGATATTTGTTTTACTTTGTAAATGGATCTGGATAGTTGGAGAATGAGCAAGGTATGTAGCAGTCCATAGTTAGAAATAAGTATATTGATAAATCTACTTTAGGAGCTTGTAAAGCTAAGGCTGGTCAATCTCAATTGGGGCTGGGCATTCTGAAAGTTGAACCTATTTTTTCAGTAATATAGAAAAATAATTGGTAATGGTAACAGAACTAGGTTATACGAAATGTCAATTTCTCTGTTGCAAAAGCATTGCATGAGAATGTGAGTCTCATTAGATTTAGAAGGACTCTGTGGAGATAGACTGCTGTCATGTGGGCTGAGTTTAAAGCTTTATGTCCAGGTATCCAATTGACAGAAATTGAGGATAAATGTTTTTGGACTTTAAGTAAATCTGGCAAGTTTACTGTAAGGTCTCTGTACTCTAATTTGAAAACTGAGCATGTATTGTGGCGTCACAGCAAGATGTGGGAAGCTAGAATTCCTCTAATAATTGAAGGTGATCATTAAAACTGTAATACGTTTAAATGATATGCCTAGTGGAGTAGAAGATTAGATTTTAGTAGCTTGATTTCCTAGAAAAGTAAAGAAGGTGGTGGCTGTGCGTGTAGCAACAATTTTCTGTACTTTATGGAAAGCCAGAAGCACAACTAGCTTTAATCATGTTTACCTGCGCGATCATAGTGTGATTGTCTATCAAACTGCTCATTGGCTGTCATATTGGTCTGATTTGCAGAGAAGGGAAGGGCGTCGAGCTAACTTTGGTGGTTGTGGACTTCTTCCATGCGGGCAGGGGATGGGTGGTATGATGCTATATGAGATActtttgatacattctcgttgcctTTATCTGGACGATTACCCTTTATATGGATGAGGGGGTCATGGGTCGATTACCCTTTAATTGTGGTTTGTGTTGGACTCTGGTTATCTCGTTTTGAGCTGGTGATCAGTGTCGCGTTATGGGCACTTCCATGGGTGTCTTATTTCTTTGTTCTTCTGGATTGATACATGCATTCTTGTTGGCTGGCAGTATTTATCAGTTTCGTTTCAATTGAATGAAATCGGGGGTAAAAGCTCTTCaattaaaacaaaaacaaaaacttcaCCATTAATGACAAGAAATGTATAGCAAGGTCGGGACTGTCTTTTTGACAAGAAGAAAAAAGAGACAGGTCAGACTCAAAAATCTGTTCAGTCCAGCTGGCGTTTGTTGCTTCATGGAAACCACTGTTCAGTTGTTCTCTTGGACAAAAGAGCAGAATTCTGGCAATCCAACCATTATCAACCTTCTAAACTATTGATATAAAAAGTTCATAAGAAAAACTATTCAAATTCTAGACTCCAGCCATATCTGCCTTGGAACCTTTGTACTGCAAAAAGAACAACTTTTAGCATGATACTTATTTTCTAACATGACCACAATACTTGTCAGTTCCTGTTGAAATTTTTACAAACATCCGAAAGACATATCATGTAGAAATCTCAGAAGGATTTTGCATAGAACTATTATATATTTATGCAAGGAAATATAATGGCCAGGTTGCTCCTGATTAAAAAATTTAATCCATCTAGAGATATTACAATGTTGCTCACAACTTTCTACTACATATGATGGGGTCTCGTTTCAAACATGAAAATTCTTGTCTATAATTCTTGTCTTCCAAACAGACCATGAATCGTCGAATCCACAATGCAAAAATGGCGTAAAATCACATTATTACTAGACTAGAGTAAACAAATGATCAATCTACAGGATCACACAAACCACTATCATACAGCCAAGCTCCGCTTAATCCTAGAAACTTAGCGCTGAAAATGACTAGCCTATAGGCAAACTGCTATAGAGAATCATAGGTCAAAAGTTCTTCTCTAGATTCCACTGTGTGTTGGCTGATTATGTTCAATTGCCAAGTGTGTTTGGTTATTCTCTTCTTCTTAAGAATAGGTAGAGCACCTGCTGGTTGCTCGTAATAAAATGAAATGAACGATAAAGACTACCGGAGGTGCTCTAATTTTTAAACACTTGGTAGCGCAACATCTGGTCAAATATAGTGAGATTGTGCGTGTCGATGTGGTTGGGAGATGGCTAGCAAAAATGACTAGTCGCCTTGGCTCGAATGAACCTGGCCAAGTCATGTGCTTTCTGAAACTATCCTTGGAAATGTGTGACATGTTGCATCATGTAGATGTAAAAAAGAACAAGTCATGTGACAACAGTGATCCAACTAATTAACCAGTTGCCGGTCGCTTAAACAATGCCAAGCCTGGTGCAATCTATGGAAAAGTTGAAAATAAGATAGGATGATAATCTAATTAAACCAAATGGAGCAAGTAGACATTTTCCTAACCCCACTTTTTTTTGACAACCTTCTTCTCCTTTATTCATTTAggatctcactactaggaaaacccttaccagtagcgctgtttttttgctattagtagcgcgggtaggcgcgctactgctacggcgctacaactATTTTCTAGCAGTAGCGCTTATTTTGGCCCGCACTACTGGTAAATGAGCGCTGCTGGTAATATTTTGGCCCGCGCCActgctaaagtttatgttttttttcatattttggcgctatacatgtttaaacagatatatcttttatacaataacaactcatcatgaactagtctgtttaaatagcatattcattactactccctccgtcccaaaattcttgtcttagatttgtctagatacgagtGTACAAAGTCACATttcagtgttagatacatccgtatctaggcaaatccaagacaagaattttgggacggagggaatactagtcatcaccaccaaacaatgttcgtcaatgagacatcatatatataacaagttggtcactagtcataatcacaactcctcatcctcctcatcaactctaacacattgtagcacataataacacattctacctaggacctactcctctcataggacctactctaccctctcttaggtaaaatatcataaaacaagataggcattgactcttcattaaggaaactggactctccataatgaagaacggggatcatcctgtctccaagtcttggcctacgcacaatgttgcttccaagtagctctctacgatggCCGAAACGTTTTTTCCAATtatttattatcatggcttcctcgtttttagaaatccggtatggacaggagtggtgtggatactgcggctgacctggccgtggtggccgtaagctcataacatcaacgcgacctcttggcaacatcagatgaggcacacaatccatcgggattttctgttcaaaaatatagtaataactttgtagttagcaatgtagtttagttttagaaaaatttatgcaaaagatgcacggatgtcgtaatagtagaaaatcttaccatgctatctccattgatgttaccgtagcacaccgcgtgcactagtggcacatattgaccataattttgaggaattccataatagctattgtaattctcaagatcagtaaaaaatgcgataagaccatctttctccttataagttaattgtgcttcatcattgtagtagtaggttctgcctgccatcttccgtacattttttgaagaatgaaaataagctgtcaatggaaataagccgtcaaatattttgaaataaacaatataaattacttaataaatatgtttgagaaactcacacagcggtagaactggaagcgtgtcaacaaggacccaaatggtcatattcttttcgtcgatgtcaggatcaccaagatcgaaggtgagaagcataccctcatgaaaatcatacgccttgcaaagggcttcccaattcgggcaaccaaaattggatgagttcacagaattgtatagttttacaacaaaatcataaccatgatgggtccttaattgaattatctttgtctccatgctttcatgatcttcaaaaccatcttctccaagacatagcgtcttgcatggcatgggataagctagttgaattgtaGAAGACGGAAATTAtacgttgaagaagcagagaagtcatgcaaaaataacaaaaaatacttgtcatcgttgcgtaccgtatcaacatcgaagatctcttggagcttgatgctgaagcgccgaccttctaccaggtgaggcctgtcacacagaccgcgctcatcttcacagtaatcgcacatagcgaattccctttcatcgtcagacatttcctaataggtaattaacaatccatcatcgaatacatatataatagtttgtagcaaagatcatcatataacaactaGAACACCTAAATtttgtagtttgtagtagtttgtagcaaagatcatcatcgaacctagtttgtagcaaagatcatcatataatccatcaccgaatacatatatagtagtttgtagcacaaaccacgctcatcttttgcattcaataagcaaataactaataggtaattaataatccatcatcgaatacatatatagtagtttgtagcaaagatcatcatataatatcactaatacatctcgaataatagctcctcttggttcagtgggccgcggtggacactcaaagagaaggaaccatcataggatcatagctccggtgagatccccaaagaatctgccaggtattggagaacctgtcgtTCGCCAACGAAACCAAGTAGCGGTGGACGTGCGCGTTCTCCTCCGTGACACGATGCTGTACCACTTGCACGGGGGACTCAAGCCTGCACCGATGCAGGCCCATGTGACCGCCACGaaagaagctccgggtcgacgacgggctggctcctcacttagctgcgctcaccagaaggtagcacaacccagtaccagcccggcggagcccagtctcggacatggtccctcggctcaagcaggagtcctccatcgagtcgacgacgaggatgcgggataggcatcgtcgacgtcgataacaaaatgcttaattatgaaaacaaaattaataaacacttagcaaaattcggcatgacttttgctaaaatCAGGACATATCGGGCGCCTAAAATTTGCCAGAACATAAACGAATCGACATTTCTGGCAAAGCATAGGCCACTCgaaaaaatatgacatgtccaaaatgtgacatgttcaaaatatgacatgtccactacATATTTGCATATAACAGGTAAAAttactttaactaaaaaaataacaacaattggtttaactaaaaaaatacctagaattctgttaactacacctaaaacaactaaaacacctaaaattctttaactacacctaaaacaactaaaacacctaaaattctgttaaatacacctaaaacacctaaattctattaactacacctaattaaaaacctagctaaatttctgtcctaactttaaaacctagctaaattaaAACCTAGGGTTCATACCTAATCTGTCCTAGCTAGGGTTCGATCAtaacctacattattctaagaacctacatttTTCAACTATATAGGATTCAAAATAACTACTCACTAATANNNNNNNNNNNNNNNNNNNNNNNNNNNNNNNNNNNNNNNNNNNNNNNNNNNNNNNNNNNNNNNNNNNNNNNNNNNNNNNNNNNNNNNNNNNNNNNNNNNNNNNNNNNNNNNNNNNNNNNNNNNNNNNNNNNNNNNNNNNNNNNNNNNNNNNNNNNNNNNNNNNNNNNNNNNNNNNNNNNNNNNNNagggagtcctggactagggggtgtccagacagccggactatcatcgtccgccggactccaagactacgaagttacaagattgaagactccgtcccgtgtccggaggggactttccttggagtggaaggcaaacttggcaatacggatatgtagatctcctaccattgtaaccgactctatgtaaccctagcctcctccggtgtctatataaaccggagggctttagtccgtaggacacaacatacatcacaacaatcataccataggctagctttagggtttagcctccttgatctcgtggtagatccactcttgtactaccaatatcatcaatattaatcaagtaggacgtagggttttacctccatcaagagggcccgaacctgggtaaaacatcgtgtcccttgtctcctgttaccatccgcctagacgcacagttcgggaccccctacccgagatccgccggttttgacaccgacattggtgctttcattgagagttcctctgtgtcgtcaccgataggcttgatggcatcttcaatcaacaacgctgtccagggtgagacttttctccccgggaagatcttcgtattcggcggcttcgcactgcgggctaattcacttggccatctggagcagatcgaaagctacgcccctggccatcaggtcagtttcggaagcctaaacttcacagccgacatccgccgggacttgatcttcgacgggctcgagccaaagccaagcgcgccgcactgttgcgatgggcatgatctagctctgccgccgaacagtgccttggtgtccGCGCACGAATCCGCCtcggcccttagtccggagccgatcgcccagatcgaggaccggtggatggacaccacctcgggggcttcaacttccacggcgatggagccaaacactaaccttgtccctcgcgaaactcgtgattccgaggtgccggactccttgccggactccggacctcccgcgcccctgccaatcgaatcggattgggcgccggttatggaattcaccgccgcggacatcttccaatactcgccctttggtgacatcctaaattcgctaaagcatctctcgctatcgggagagtcctggccggactatggccaggatggttgggatacggacgacgaagaaattcagagcccacccaccacccactttgtagccactgtcgacgatcttaccgacatgctagactacgactccgaagatgtcgacgctatggacgacgatgccggagacgaacaggaaccagcgcctacagggcactggaagaccacctcgtcatacgacatatacatggtggacaccccaaaggacggggacggcaaagaagcagcggaggcagattccttaaagaaacaacccaagcgccggcgtcagcggcgccgctctaaatcccgccacagcaagaatggagattccggcacaggagataataataccccagagagtgccgaagataatcccctccagcaagactcagcacatgaggacgcagaagcaagcccccacgagagggtagcagacgaagaggtcgaggattataactatatacctccctccgaagacgaggcaagcctcaacgacgatgaattcgtcgtgcccgaggatcccgtcgaataagagcgttttaaacgcaggcttatcgccacggcaaatatcctaaagaaaaagcagcagcagcttcaagctgatcaggacctgctggccgatcaatggaccgaggtcctcgcggccgaagagtttaaactcgaacgcccctccaaaagctaccccaaacgcaagttgctcccccaattagaggaggaagcatacataccttcatcaccagcgcacgatacggccgaccgaccaccccgtggtcgcgacagagaggcatccagaccCTCCACAAAGATCATACCCCGGCAtcactccaaaagtacgaagccaagaaggaacgcgccggacttgcgagacgtattggaggacaaagcaaggcaatccagatccatctacggatcatgagggcgccccacgacccgcgacgaataccgtcgcgccgaatacaataaccccggccgggccgaacacagcagacaacgctctctcgagctgcgtcgtgatattgctcaatatagaggcgccgcacacccctatgcttcaccgacgaagtaatggatcatcaaatccctgaagggtttaaacccgtaaacatcgaatcctacgacggcacaacagaccccgcggtttggattgaagattatctccttcacatccatatggcccgcggcgacgatctccatgccatcaagtacctcccactcaagcttaaaggaccagctcggcattggcttaacagcttgccctcagagtcaattgggtgttgggaagacctggaagccgcattcctcgacaatttccagggcacgtatgtgcggccaccagacaccgatgacctaagccacataattcagcagccagaggaatcggccagacaattctggacatggttcttgacaaagaaaaaccaaatcgtcgactgttcggacgcagaggccctcacagccttcaaacataacatccgcgacgagtggctagcccggcacctgggacaggaaaagccgaaatccatggcagcactcacatcattaatgacccgcttttgcgtgggagaggatagctggctagctcgcagcaacaacctcaataaaaattctggcagtctggatactaaggaccacaatggtaggtcacgtcgaaacaaaaacaaacgccgcattaatggcgacgataaggaggatacggcagtcaacgcctgattctgaggctctaaactcggtcagcggaagaagccattcaaaagaaccactccgggtccgtccaacttggaccgaatactcgaccgcttatgccagatacatggcacccccgaaaagccagccaatcacaccaacagagattgctgggtgttcaagcaggcaggcaagttaattgccgaaaataatgacaaggggctaaacagtgacgacgaggaggagacccgaccgccgaacaatagaggacagaagggtttccccccacaagtgcggacggtgaacatgatttacgcaacccatatacccaagagggagaggaagcgcgcactaagggacgtctatgcgatggagccagtcgcccgaagttcaatccatggtcctcttgtccgatcact
It contains:
- the LOC119338159 gene encoding putative F-box protein At2g16220; this translates as MEEEEISGKEFLRPDNSLSLAEAEAAAAASRLTDDLIVEILSRLPFRSVCRFKCVSKTWRDLIAHPAHRKKLPQTLAGVLYTNITGAGGYRYHLAGLSAEADGLDLDPSLTFLSHTEYRDFGLVRACNGLLLCSYEPEEGTVRFVVCNPATQRWTELPPRPRPNTCRYYQQFHLAFDPAVPSHFHVFDFERADNLGITGVSIYSSRTGAWSQSDTGLVEDVVMVGQSVLVGGMLHAVGNLLVGADSNNWEDKTVLVAVDMEGKEWKTISVPCGRDYGIVGWSQGCLHYAAISPAPLTVGVDDDEGSLNMAEEVAIWRLEDYDKQQRALKHSFRIDKVLNLNEVDYRLVGFHPDHDTFFFVSKGIWEGENASLVSWDMRRRQLSCVLHLEKSSVAPYLPYVPLFSSEPLADADGH